Sequence from the Paenibacillus riograndensis SBR5 genome:
GACATGTATATTGCCGGGGGCGGGGAACATTCCATTCATATGAAGGATGCCAAGCTTGCACTCGTTGTTGTCAACCGCCCGGAAGGTAAGGTGCGGGTCGCTGGCGAGGGTGCTACAGCTATCAGGCGGATGGAAATTGAAAGCGCTTCGATAATTGAAACGGATGCGGATGCAGTGATTTCCGAGGTTGTAACCGGCGCTGGTGCCGCCGGGACCTCTATTGTGGGCAAGGGTACGATCAGCAGGCTGGCTGTCCGTTCAGGACCGGTTGTTCTGAACGGACAGCCTCTTGCTGCCGGAACTTATATTGTGAAAGGCGGAGCGGCATCGCCATGGACTGCAGCTGGAAGCACTCCGGTTCCAAGCCACCCGGCGTCCACACCTGCGCCCGGCAGCGGCAGCGGAGGAACAGAACCGACGGCTACCCCTTCTCCCGGCAGCGGTAACGGAGGAACAGAACCAACAGCGACCCCTGTTCCCAGCAGTGGCAATGGAGGAACTGAACCGACCCCGCGGGTCGTGAATCTCGCGGATGCTGACGCGTCGTCTGCTACCCGGTCGCTGTTCGTCTACCTGGACGACATCCGGGGCAGAGGCACGCTTTTCGGGCAGCAGCACGCAACGGACGAAGGTCAATCGATCACAAAGCGTGATGGGACCGAATCCGATGTAAAAAATGCCGTTGGTGCGCATCCGGCCCTGTTCGGCTGGGATACGCTCAGCCTGGAAGGTAAAGAAAAGCCAGGTGTGGCGGGAGATGTGTATGCCAGTATTGATAACCTCGCTGCCAGCATGAAACATGCTTATGAAGCGGGCGGTGTGCTGACACTAAGCGCCCATATGCCTAACTTTGTGACCGGCGGCGATTTCTATGATCTCAAGGGCTCTGTCGTCTCGCATATCCTCCCCGGCGGCGACAAGCATGGCGAGTTCAACACCTTCCTGGATAATATCGCGCTGTTTGCGAACAGTCTGAAGGATGACGGCGGCCGTTCCATTCCGGTTATATTCCGCCCGTTTCATGAACAGAGCGGCAGCTGGTTCTGGTGGGGGCGTGCTTTTACAACAGAAGACCAGTATAAAGAGTTATTCCGGTACACTGTAGAATACCTGCGGGATATTAAGAATGTGCACAACTTCCTGTACGCGTATTCTCCAGGCGGCGGATTTGGCACAAGTGGGCAGCAGTATCTTGAAACCTATCCGGGCGATGATTATGTAGATATTCTGGGCTTTGACAGTTACTACAACGGGGAAGGGCAAAGCTGGTTCGACGGCGTCGCAACAGAAGCCGCAACCCTCTCAAAGATTGCCGATGCAAAACACAAGATTGCGGCACTGACCGAATTCGGTTATCAGAACATGAAAGTGGCGGGCAACTCCACGCCGGACTTCTACACCCGTCTCGCCTCAGCACTGAAATCCAATCCGGACGCCAAAAGAATGGCCTTCATGCTGACTTGGGCCGACTTTACCCCAAGCGAGAACTCTTATGTTCCCTATCCGCTCGCTTCCGGGCAGGAGCATCAGATGATGGCTGACTTTAAGTCCTTCTTCGACGATCCGTATACCCTGTTCAGCGGAGAAATCAACGGAGCTTACACACAAGCTGTTGACACTGCCGGGGAGCAGCCTTTCATGCACATCGCTTCTCCGACCAATCAGGCTATAGTGATGGAAGGCACAACCCTGATCCGTGTCCGCGTCCTGAACGGGTCACCGGCAAAAGTGGTGTACACGGTGGGTGAATCGGCCCTGGAAACGCCGCTCGTGCTGGACCCGGAAACAGGATTTTATGTGGCGGGCTGGTCGCCGGATGCAAAGCTGAACGGCAAAATTGCGGCGGTAACGGTGAAGGTATACGGTGAAGACGGGACTGTATTATTAGAGCAGACGAACTCCGTTTTTGTAAAAATCAGCGAAGTGCTGCTGGGAGCCTATACGTTCGACAATGGCATTGAGGGCGTCCAGAACAACGGCGGCTATCAAGCGGCAGTGGACTCCATCGAGCCGGGGCAGTTCAACGGCAGCGGCGTACTGAAGGTCAATGCAAGCGGGATGAACCCTGCCGATACATGGCAGGAGCTTAAGCTGGAGCTTAAGAATGCGAAGTCGGTTATAGACAGCGTCTACCTGACAGAGGCGACGCGCGTGAAGCTTGATGTATGGATGCCGGTCACCGCGCAGCCGGAGAACGGAAATGCAAGTCTGCAGGCTGTCGTGCAGCTGCCTCCGGATTGGAACGGCAAGTATGGAATCGGAACGACTCAGATTTCTTTTGCCGATCTGCCGAAGGAAACCATTGACGGCGTGGAGTATGTGCATTTCACACCGGCAATCGATATGACTAACGCGGCAGCGCTCCTGGCAGCTGACGATATTGCAGTATCCATTGTGGGCAGCGGACTGGCAAGCGGCAGCATTCCGGTGTATATCGACAATATCGGATTATACAGCACTTACGTGGAAACGGGCTCTGACCCGGCCGTGGTCGACGATTTCGAGAGCTATCTGGGCAGTGACGAGGCGCTGAACACGAAATTTGTCCATGCGGGAGGCGATGCGACGGAAACGGCGCTTGATGCGAACAAACATGGCGGCAGCTACGGCATGAAGTATACCTATACACTGGGCGCGAGCGGATATGCCGGCGTGACCAAGGCACTTAATGTAGACTGGTCCGGCTTCAATGCACTGCAATTCTGGTATAAGCCGGATGCCAAGGGGCAGAAGCTGGTAATACAGATTAATGCAGGCGGGAGCACTTACGAGTACTATCCCGACACTGCTACTGAGCAGGCGGCACTTGTGACTGCAAAGTTTAGTGAATTCGTCCCGGC
This genomic interval carries:
- a CDS encoding glycosyl hydrolase, yielding MKRFKKGLTTLLTTIMLVSTAAPALAYVRQDDRLSTHWAKDSIAKWQGNGVIQGYPDGSFRPDNKVTRAELASMVNKLFGFSAAAEASFADVPAGAWYAKDLSVAKQAGYYKGFPDNKAKADTQVTRQDAAALLAAVFSLEPRAGAASASFTDNAAISSYAKEAVQALQGTLQGYPDGSFRPDSPVTRAETVSIIDRLVSRYYHTAGTADGGTVQGNVLVNHTGVILKDNVISGNLYLAPGIGSGEATLEKVTVQGDMYIAGGGEHSIHMKDAKLALVVVNRPEGKVRVAGEGATAIRRMEIESASIIETDADAVISEVVTGAGAAGTSIVGKGTISRLAVRSGPVVLNGQPLAAGTYIVKGGAASPWTAAGSTPVPSHPASTPAPGSGSGGTEPTATPSPGSGNGGTEPTATPVPSSGNGGTEPTPRVVNLADADASSATRSLFVYLDDIRGRGTLFGQQHATDEGQSITKRDGTESDVKNAVGAHPALFGWDTLSLEGKEKPGVAGDVYASIDNLAASMKHAYEAGGVLTLSAHMPNFVTGGDFYDLKGSVVSHILPGGDKHGEFNTFLDNIALFANSLKDDGGRSIPVIFRPFHEQSGSWFWWGRAFTTEDQYKELFRYTVEYLRDIKNVHNFLYAYSPGGGFGTSGQQYLETYPGDDYVDILGFDSYYNGEGQSWFDGVATEAATLSKIADAKHKIAALTEFGYQNMKVAGNSTPDFYTRLASALKSNPDAKRMAFMLTWADFTPSENSYVPYPLASGQEHQMMADFKSFFDDPYTLFSGEINGAYTQAVDTAGEQPFMHIASPTNQAIVMEGTTLIRVRVLNGSPAKVVYTVGESALETPLVLDPETGFYVAGWSPDAKLNGKIAAVTVKVYGEDGTVLLEQTNSVFVKISEVLLGAYTFDNGIEGVQNNGGYQAAVDSIEPGQFNGSGVLKVNASGMNPADTWQELKLELKNAKSVIDSVYLTEATRVKLDVWMPVTAQPENGNASLQAVVQLPPDWNGKYGIGTTQISFADLPKETIDGVEYVHFTPAIDMTNAAALLAADDIAVSIVGSGLASGSIPVYIDNIGLYSTYVETGSDPAVVDDFESYLGSDEALNTKFVHAGGDATETALDANKHGGSYGMKYTYTLGASGYAGVTKALNVDWSGFNALQFWYKPDAKGQKLVIQINAGGSTYEYYPDTATEQAALVTAKFSEFVPANGATGTLTKTNLKDVQKFSIYTNAKPDSMQLTSSMYFDDIKAVNDPGAGTVPGGNDGGGTAPGTLFDFEGSLQGWTFGTNTMGASGLGPATDGGKGVLSADYPLETAAANVFDLNFVGDEDLSSGSTLKLHVRVTAGTVKGKVFLKSGADWNWANTEEVTLTDQYQWISLDLNGFDWTGKVKIDKTMVRAMGLEIYSSDRAATVYIDDVILE